From the genome of Streptacidiphilus rugosus AM-16, one region includes:
- the dxr gene encoding 1-deoxy-D-xylulose-5-phosphate reductoisomerase: protein MTLLADPHLRFEPVVADPEGPRELVILGSTGSIGTQAIDVVLRNPDRFRVVGLSAAGGRVGLLAEQALRLGVGVVAVAQPEAAAPLKEALAAAAPAGAALPEILVGPDAATQLAGMECHSVLNGITGSIGLAPTLAALRAGRVLVLANKESLIVGGPLVKAVAKPGQIVPVDSEHAALFQALTAGTRREVRKLVVTASGGPFRGWSREKLAGVTREQALAHPTWAMGPVVTINSATLVNKGLEVIEAHLLYDIPFERIEVVVHPQSIVHSMVEFTDGSTMAQASPPDMRMPISLGIGWPDRVPDAAPGCDWTKAASWEFFPLDTQAFPSVGLAREVGTLGGTAPAVFNAANEECVEAFLQGRLAFTGIVDTVAKVVEEHGTPARGTSLTLEDVLAAESWARSRAQAIAAG, encoded by the coding sequence ATGACACTTCTTGCCGACCCGCATCTGCGCTTCGAGCCCGTCGTGGCCGACCCCGAGGGGCCGAGGGAGTTGGTGATCCTCGGGTCCACCGGGTCCATCGGGACGCAGGCCATCGACGTGGTGCTGCGCAACCCGGACCGCTTCAGGGTCGTCGGGCTGTCCGCCGCGGGCGGGCGGGTCGGGTTGCTGGCCGAGCAGGCGCTGCGGCTCGGGGTCGGGGTCGTCGCCGTCGCCCAGCCGGAGGCCGCCGCGCCGCTGAAGGAGGCGCTCGCCGCCGCCGCGCCCGCGGGCGCCGCGCTGCCGGAGATCCTGGTCGGGCCGGACGCGGCGACGCAGCTCGCCGGCATGGAGTGCCACTCCGTACTGAACGGCATCACCGGCTCCATCGGCCTCGCGCCGACCCTCGCCGCGCTGCGCGCCGGGCGCGTGCTCGTGCTCGCGAACAAGGAGTCGCTGATCGTCGGCGGCCCGCTGGTCAAGGCGGTCGCCAAGCCCGGTCAGATCGTGCCGGTCGACTCCGAGCACGCGGCCCTCTTCCAGGCGCTGACCGCCGGCACCCGCAGGGAGGTCCGCAAGCTGGTGGTGACCGCCAGCGGCGGCCCCTTCCGCGGCTGGAGCCGCGAGAAGCTGGCCGGGGTCACCCGTGAGCAGGCGCTCGCCCACCCGACCTGGGCCATGGGCCCGGTCGTCACGATCAACTCGGCGACCCTGGTCAACAAGGGCCTGGAGGTCATCGAGGCGCACCTGCTCTACGACATCCCGTTCGAGCGGATCGAGGTCGTGGTCCATCCGCAGTCGATCGTCCACTCGATGGTGGAGTTCACCGACGGCTCGACGATGGCCCAGGCGAGCCCGCCGGACATGCGGATGCCGATCTCGCTCGGCATCGGCTGGCCGGACCGCGTCCCGGACGCCGCGCCGGGCTGCGACTGGACGAAGGCGGCGAGCTGGGAGTTCTTCCCGCTCGACACCCAGGCGTTCCCTTCGGTGGGTCTGGCCCGTGAGGTCGGTACGCTCGGCGGCACCGCGCCGGCCGTCTTCAACGCCGCCAACGAGGAGTGCGTCGAGGCGTTCCTGCAGGGCAGGCTGGCCTTCACAGGGATCGTGGATACCGTGGCGAAGGTGGTCGAGGAGCACGGCACGCCGGCCCGGGGAACCTCACTCACCCTGGAGGACGTCCTGGCTGCGGAGAGCTGGGCCCGCTCGCGGGCTCAGGCGATCGCGGCCGGGTGA
- the ispG gene encoding flavodoxin-dependent (E)-4-hydroxy-3-methylbut-2-enyl-diphosphate synthase, with protein sequence MTAISLGMPSVPLEPLAPRRQSRQIMVGNVPVGGGAPISVQSMTTTVTSDVNATLQQIAELTASGCQIVRVACPSQDDADALPIIARKSQIPVIADIHFQPKYVFAAIDAGCAAVRVNPGNIRQFDDQVKEIAKRAGDAGVPIRIGVNAGSLDRRLLEKYGRATPDALVESALWECSLFEEHGFRDIKISVKHNDPVVMIAAYRKLAAACDYPLHLGVTEAGPAFQGTIKSAVAFGALLAEGIGDTIRVSLSAPPAQEIKVGNQILESLGLRQRGLEIVSCPSCGRAQVDVYKLAEEVTAGLEGMEVPLRVAVMGCVVNGPGEAREADLGVASGNGKGQIFVKGEVIKTVPESKIVETLIEEALKLAEQMQDAGVASGAPTVAVSE encoded by the coding sequence ATGACCGCGATCTCGCTGGGAATGCCGTCCGTTCCGCTGGAGCCGCTGGCCCCGCGCCGCCAGAGCCGTCAGATCATGGTGGGTAATGTGCCGGTCGGCGGCGGCGCGCCGATCTCGGTGCAGTCGATGACGACGACCGTCACCTCGGATGTGAACGCGACGCTGCAGCAGATCGCGGAGCTGACCGCGTCGGGTTGTCAGATCGTGCGGGTGGCGTGTCCCTCGCAGGACGACGCGGACGCGTTGCCGATCATCGCGAGGAAGTCGCAGATCCCGGTGATCGCGGACATCCATTTCCAGCCGAAGTACGTGTTCGCGGCGATCGACGCGGGCTGCGCGGCGGTGCGGGTGAATCCGGGGAACATCCGGCAGTTCGACGACCAGGTCAAGGAGATCGCGAAGCGGGCCGGTGACGCGGGGGTGCCGATCCGGATCGGGGTGAACGCGGGTTCGCTGGACAGGCGGCTGCTGGAGAAGTACGGGCGGGCCACGCCGGACGCGCTGGTGGAGTCGGCGTTGTGGGAGTGCTCGCTGTTCGAGGAGCACGGGTTCCGTGACATCAAGATCTCGGTGAAGCACAACGACCCGGTCGTGATGATCGCGGCGTACCGGAAGCTGGCGGCGGCGTGCGACTATCCGCTGCATCTGGGGGTGACCGAGGCGGGTCCGGCGTTCCAGGGGACGATCAAGTCGGCGGTGGCGTTCGGTGCGTTGCTGGCGGAGGGGATCGGGGACACGATCCGGGTCTCGCTGTCGGCGCCGCCGGCGCAGGAGATCAAGGTCGGGAACCAGATCCTGGAGTCGCTGGGGCTGCGTCAGCGCGGTCTGGAGATTGTCTCGTGTCCGTCGTGCGGGCGGGCGCAGGTGGATGTGTACAAGCTGGCGGAGGAGGTCACCGCGGGCCTGGAGGGCATGGAGGTGCCGCTGCGGGTCGCGGTGATGGGCTGTGTGGTGAACGGTCCGGGCGAGGCGCGTGAGGCGGACCTGGGTGTCGCGTCGGGCAACGGCAAGGGGCAGATCTTCGTCAAGGGCGAGGTCATCAAGACCGTCCCCGAGTCCAAGATCGTCGAGACCCTGATCGAGGAAGCCCTCAAGCTCGCCGAGCAGATGCAGGACGCGGGCGTCGCGAGCGGAGCGCCGACGGTCGCCGTCAGCGAGTAA
- a CDS encoding M50 family metallopeptidase → MTTLMTILGIVVFVLGLLFSIAWHELGHLTWAKVFKVRVPQYMVGFGPTIWSRRKGETEYGVKAVPLGGYIRMIGMFPPGADGKVTARSTSPWRSMIEDAREQSFEDLQPGDEDRLFYTRKPWQRIIIMFFGPFMNLILAFVLFLVVLMGFGTPQAQPTVSYVQQCVVASNSTEAQTKTCTHANPETPAAAAGLKAGDRITSFNGVAITTYDQLQNEIRKHPNDRVTLGITRNGQSISQPVTLTTNTLYAIDSNGNPTDQTVKVGFLGIQPITPTVQLGLGESLDKMGGMAKQGVSSIVALPSKIPALWGAAFEGKKRSLDSPVGVVGVARVGGDVLAMHAPASARIATMLNLLAGLNLSLFLLNMLPLLPLDGGHIAGALWEAVRRRAAKLVRRPDPGPFDVAKLMPVAYVVAGIFVCFTLLVMVADVVNPVRLG, encoded by the coding sequence ATGACGACACTGATGACGATCCTTGGCATCGTGGTCTTCGTGCTCGGCCTGCTCTTCTCCATCGCCTGGCACGAGCTGGGACACCTCACCTGGGCCAAGGTCTTCAAGGTGCGGGTGCCGCAGTACATGGTCGGTTTCGGGCCGACCATCTGGTCGCGCAGGAAGGGCGAGACCGAGTACGGGGTCAAGGCCGTCCCGCTCGGCGGCTACATCCGGATGATCGGGATGTTCCCGCCCGGCGCGGACGGCAAGGTCACCGCCCGCTCCACCTCGCCCTGGCGCAGCATGATCGAGGACGCGCGCGAGCAGTCCTTCGAGGACCTGCAGCCGGGCGACGAGGACCGCCTGTTCTACACGCGCAAGCCGTGGCAGCGGATCATCATCATGTTCTTCGGCCCGTTCATGAACCTGATCCTGGCGTTCGTGCTCTTCCTGGTCGTGCTGATGGGCTTCGGCACGCCGCAGGCGCAGCCGACGGTCTCGTACGTGCAGCAGTGCGTGGTGGCGAGCAACTCCACCGAGGCGCAGACCAAGACCTGCACCCACGCCAACCCGGAGACACCGGCCGCGGCCGCGGGCCTGAAGGCCGGCGACCGGATCACCTCCTTCAACGGCGTCGCGATCACCACCTACGACCAGTTGCAGAACGAGATCCGCAAGCACCCGAACGACCGGGTGACCCTCGGCATCACCCGGAACGGTCAGTCGATCAGCCAGCCGGTCACGCTGACCACGAACACGCTCTACGCGATCGACTCCAACGGCAACCCGACCGATCAGACGGTCAAGGTCGGCTTCCTCGGCATCCAGCCGATCACTCCGACCGTCCAGCTCGGCCTCGGCGAGAGCCTGGACAAGATGGGCGGGATGGCCAAGCAGGGCGTCTCCTCGATCGTCGCCCTGCCGTCCAAGATCCCGGCCCTGTGGGGTGCGGCCTTCGAGGGCAAGAAGCGTTCGCTCGACTCGCCCGTCGGCGTCGTCGGCGTGGCCAGGGTCGGCGGCGACGTGCTGGCCATGCACGCCCCCGCGAGCGCGCGGATCGCGACCATGCTGAACCTGCTGGCCGGGCTGAACCTCTCACTCTTCCTGCTCAACATGCTGCCGCTGCTCCCGCTCGACGGCGGGCACATCGCCGGCGCCCTCTGGGAGGCCGTGCGCCGGCGGGCGGCCAAGCTGGTCAGGCGGCCCGACCCGGGCCCGTTCGACGTGGCGAAGCTGATGCCCGTCGCCTACGTGGTGGCCGGGATCTTCGTCTGCTTCACCCTCCTGGTGATGGTGGCGGACGTGGTGAACCCGGTGCGCCTGGGGTAG